The following proteins come from a genomic window of Malus sylvestris chromosome 4, drMalSylv7.2, whole genome shotgun sequence:
- the LOC126619209 gene encoding protein ALP1-like, with the protein MQFIYVFSGWEGSASDSRVLHDAITRPNGFKVPAGYYYLVDGGYTNGEGFLAPYRGIPYHLSEWEGRTPSNKEEYFNMKHSKARNVIERCFGLLKGRWSILRSPSFYPIRTQGRIITACCLLHNLIRQEMSVDPMENLPIIEDGQNTEEGMDNENILNATQEPKGRRRKWEAFEEEVLLGVLEDFVARKQRCDTGAFKQEK; encoded by the exons atgcagttcatatatgtgttttcggggtgggagggttccgcatcagactctagagtgctacatgatgcaattactaggcctaatggttttaaggtaccagcgg gttattattaccttgtagatggtggttatacaaatggtgaaggattccttgcaccctatagaggaataccttatcatttatccgaatgggagggacgaacaccttctaataaggaagaatattttaacatgaagcattctaaggcaaggaatgtaattgaacgctgttttggcttgctaaaaggaaggtggtcgatactaaggagtccatctttctatccgataaggacacaaggtcgaataattaccgcttgttgcctactacacaatcttattaggcaagagatgtctgtagatccaatggagaatttgccaataatagaagatggacaaaatacagaagaag gtatggataacgaaaatattttgaatgctactcaagagccaaaaggaagaaggcgtaaatgggaagcatttgaggaagaagtattactaggagttcttgaggattttgttgctcggaagcaacggtgtgacaccggtgctttcaaacaag agaaataa
- the LOC126618107 gene encoding uncharacterized protein LOC126618107: protein MLVCLHIKQYQTSPYSTSQTPLPLTSPFSLHARNLQPNHQIPSITRKNLVGLLGAGLTLTLTLVQAASASELLPLNEPSNALSLPTWAIHVSSVVERNDVGVALRGEVRVRILERAVVGMVPLLGGALCACTWHFFYNSESLEVLVALQAALTVIGNATMCIAAYRIYRSSERSKNL, encoded by the exons ATGCTTGTGTGTTTGCATATTAAG caataccaaacaagcccttacTCTACTTCCCAAACCCCACTTCCCCTCACAAGCCCCTTTTCCCTCCACGCCCGAAACCTCCAACCCAACCACCAAATTCCCTCCATTACCCGAAAAAACTTGGTGGGTCTACTCGGGGCGGGTCTGACCCTGACCCTGACCCTTGTCCAAGCCGCCTCAGCTTCTGAGCTGCTGCCCTTGAATGAACCCTCCAATGCCCTCTCGTTGCCCACCTGGGCCATTCACGTGTCCAGCGTCGTCGAACG CAATGACGTTGGTGTGGCATTACGGGGAGAAGTCCGGGTTCGAATCTTGGAAAGGGCTGTCGTGGGGATG GTTCCCCTGCTTGGTGGAGCACTATGTGCATGCACATGGCATTTCTTTTATAACTCCGAGTCTCTTGAG GTATTGGTGGCCCTTCAAGCAGCTCTGACAGTTATAGGCAATGCCACAATGTGTATTGCTGCATATCGTATTTACAGATCATCCGAACGCTCCAAGAATCTTTGA